TGGCGATCGTCTCCTTCTCCGGATTGCCGGGTTCGCGCAGGTGAACGTGCATGTCGATAAATCCCGGCGCGACGATGCAACCGCGCGCCTCGATGATCGACTCGTCCGGCCTCGCGCGCAAGTGCTCGCCGATCTCCGTCACCACCGCGCCCTCGCTGCGCAGGTCGCGGAGCGCATCGATGCCCGCTGCGGGATCGACGAGCCGCCCTCCCCGGATCAGCATCTTGCGGACTTTGCCCGGCTACGAGACGCGCTCGCGCGCGCCGTTCACCAGCAAATCCAACACCGCCATGCGGATGTAGACGCCGTGATGCACCTGCCGCGCGTAACGCCAGCCGGTAAACTCGAGCACGGTGTCGTCGAGTTCCATGCCGCGGTTGTAGGGCCCCGGATGCATCACGATCGCGTGCCGCGAGAGATGCTTCAGCCGCGTGCCGTTGAGTTGGTACTTCTCGATGTACTCCCGATCGCCGATCGGCATCTCCGCGAAGCGTTCGCGCTGGATGCGCAAGAGGATCACCGCGTCGGCAGCGCGGAGAGCTGAATCCAGATCGCGCTCGATACGCGCGCCCGCGACCGCGTCCTGCGGTTGCAGAAATGCTTCGGGACCGACCAGCACGGCGCGTGCGCCCAGGCGTGCCAGCCCGTGGATCGTCGAATGCGCGACACGCGAGTGCGCGATGTCTCCGACGATCACGATGTTGCGGCCTTCGAGCGAACCGAACTCGTCGCGTAAGGTGAAGATGTCGAGCAGCGCCTGCGTCGGATGCGCGTGGGCTCCGTCGCCGGCGTTGATCACGTGGCCGTCGAACGCGGCGGCCACGCGCGCCGGAAAGCCGGCTTCGGGATGCCGAACGACGACGACGCCGATTCCCATCGCGGCGAGCGTGAGCATCGTGTCCTCGATCGTCTCGCCCTTGGTCGCCATGCTGATGTCCTTGGGCGAGAGGTTGACGACGTTGGCGCCCAGCCGCAGTTGCGCCAGATTGAACGACGTGAACGTACGCGTGCTCTGCTCGAAGAAGACGTTCACGGTATCGACGCCTTCCAGCAGCCGTCCCGGCGCATGCGCCTCGAACGACCGCGTTTGTTCGAAGATGATTTCGATCTCCTCGGCGGAGAGATCGTCGAGATCGATCAGGCTACGTCGCGTTCGCATGGATCGACACCTCGTCGCCGGGCGAGACTTGCGGCGCCAGCGAGACGCGAACGTGCTCGCGCCGGCTGGTGGGAATCGCGCGCCCGACGTAATCGGCTTGGATCGGCAGTTCGCGCAAGCCGCGGTCGATCATGACGCACAGCCGGATCGCGGAGGGGCGGCCGAGATCCGTCACGGCGTCGAGCGCGGCCCGGATCGTTCGACCGGTATACAGCACGTCGTCTGCGATGACGACCAGCCGCTCGCTGATGTCGACCGGAATCTGCGATTCCGGCATTTCGTGGGTCACGCGATCGTCGCGGTAGAGGTTGATGTTCAAAAACCCGAGCGCGGGTGCGCGTCCGCTGATACGCTCGATCTCGCTGGCCAGCCGCTGCGCCAGGGCCTCGCCGCCGCGCCGCACGCCGATCAGGACCACGCCGCGCTGCGCGTCGCCGGGCTCGAGGATCTGATGCGCGAGGCGCGCGATCACGCGCGCAATCTCATCGCTCTCGAGCAAGATACGCGATTTTTGCGTGGCCGTCGTCATTAGGCAGGCTCTCCCATGGCAGCAAGCGCCGATTCGACGCGCGCGAGTTCGGAGCGGTAGCCGTCGAGCTTTTCCCGCTCCTTCGCAACCACCTCGGGCGCGGCCTTGGCGACGAATTGCGGGTTGGCCAGCTTGCGCTCACCCCGCTCGACCTCGGCGCGCAAGTGCGCCGCGTCTTTCTTATACCGCTCGAGCAGGAGGGCTCGCGGCGCCTCCACCAGCACCGCTGCCACGCCGCCGTGCAATTCCGGATCGACCTCGATCGTCGAGCCCGACAGGACCGGCGTGAGCGCGGTCACGGCCTGCAATGCCGCCTCGCCGAGCTCGAATGGAACGCGCGCGAGCGGTTTCGATCCCAGCGGCAACGCGAGCTCGACTTTGAGCCGGCGAATCCGCTCGGTCACCGCCATCTGCACCTCGAACGCGGCGGCGGCGGCGTGGTCGACCGGAACCTCGAGGCGATCCGGCCAGCTCGCGGTTACGATCGAGGAGCCATCGTGCGGAAGCGCGAGCCAAACTTCCTCGCTGATGAACGGCTCCACCGGATGCAGCACACGCATTGCGTTGTTCCACACGAACGAAAGCACCGCCGCACGCGTCGTTCGATTTCCCTCGACCTTGGTTGCTTCGACATACCAGTCGCAGAACTCGTACCAGACGAAGCGCCAAAGCGCTTCGGCCGCGTTGCCGAAATCAAAGGCTTCGAACCGCTCGCCGACGGTTGCGATCAACTCGTGCAGCCGCGTCAGGATCCATTTGTCGGCGACCGTGAGCTCAGCGGGCTTCGGCAGGGTCATCGCGCCGGGTAATCCTTCGGGCAGCGCGAGCATGTACCGGGTCGCGTTCCAAATCTTGTTGTTGAAATTGCGCGCCTCTTCGCAACGCGATTCCTGGAAGCGAATCTCCTGACCCTCGAGACGCATCTGGCGGAGGATGCCCATCCGGGTCGCATCGGCGCCGTAGCGATCGACCAGGTCCATCGGATCGATCGCGTTGCCCAGCGACTTCGACATCTTGCGTCCCTGCGCATCGAACACGAGCGGCGCAATGAAGACCGTCGGAAAGGGAACCTCGCCCAAGAAATGCATGCCGAGCATCACCATGCGCGCGACCCAGAGAAAGATGATCTCCCAACCGGTGATCAGCACTTGCGAAGGATACCAGCATTGCAGCTCGAGCGTTCGCTCGGGCCAGCCGAGAATCGAGAACGGCCACAGCCCGCTCGAAAACCAGGTGTCGAGCGTGTCCGGATCGCGCGCGAGCGGCGCGCCGCCGAACCGCGTGCGAGCGATCTCACGAGCTTCTTCTTCGGTCTCGGCTACGACGACGTCGCCGCCCGGCGTGTACCAGACCGGCAGTTGATGGCCCCACCACAGCTGGCGCGAGATGTTCCAATCGCGGATGTTCTCGAGCCACTGCTCGTAGGTGCGCCCGTAACGCTCGGGGACAAACCGCAACCGCCCGTCGCGATAGGCGCGCAGCGCGGGCTCGGCGAGCGGCTTCATCGTGACGAACCACTGCAGGGAGAGCAGCGGCTCGATCACCTCGCCCGAGCGCTCGCTGATTGCGACCGCGTGGCGATACGGTTCTTCCTTTATGAGGTTCCCGCTCGCGCGCAGATCCTCGATGATCCGCGCCCGAGCTTCGTACCGATCGAGTCCGGCGTACGGACCGACGGCGATCTCGGCGTCGGAGATACGCGCGTCCTCGTCCATGATCGTCGGCATCGGCAGCCGGTGGCGTAGGCCGATCTCGTAGTCGGTCGCATCGTGGGCCGGCGTGACCTTGACGGCACCGGTGCCGAAGCTTCGATCGACGGCTTCGTCGGCGATCACCGGAATCTCGCGTCCGATCAACGGCAGTACGACGCTCGCGCCGATCAAGTCGCGGTATCGCTCGTCCGACGGATGAACGGCGACCGCGACGTCGCCCAACATCGTCTCGGGCCGCGTGGTCGCGATCTCGAGCGCGTGCGCGCCGTCTTTCGCATCGTAGCGAATGTGCCACAGGTACGAGTCGCGCTCGAGGTGATCGATCTCGGCGTCGGAAACCGTCGTCTGTCCTTTCGGATCCCAATTGATCAGGCGCTTGCCGCGATAGATCAGGCCCTCGCGGTAGAGTGCGACGAAAACTTTGCGAACCGCCGCGGAGAGACGCTCGTCCATGGTGAAGCGTTCGCGCTGCCAATCCGGTCCGAATCCGAGTTTGCGAAACTGCGCGTTGATCGTACCGCCGTATTCGTTCGACCATTCCCAGGCGCGCGCCACGAAACCGTCGCGTCCCAGACGGTCGCGCGAAATACCCGCAGCCGCGAGTTCGCGCACGAGCACGGCCTCGGTCGCGATCGCGGCGTGATCGAGCCCGGGAAGCCAATCGGCGTCCTCGCCGAGCATGCGATGGTAGCGGGTGAGCACGTCCTGCGGCGTATAGGTCGAACCATGACCGAGATGCGCACGTCCGGTAACGTTGGGCGGCGGCATCGGAATGATGAAGGGAGGGCGTGCCGGGTCGGGTTCCTCGTGAAAGAATCCGCTGCGCTCCCAAAAGTCGTAGAGCCGTTCTTCAACGGCTTTTGGATCGTACGTCGGTGGGAGCTCGATCGTTTTTCGGGGTGGAGCCATGCGAGCGCAGGTAGTTCCGCGCTCTCGAAAGATAGCCCTCGGAGCACGCCCGGCCGAGCGCCGCGCAGCAAGGACCGTTGGCCCCGCGATCGGGAGCTACCCGTTCCTGGTCCGCCCGCTTTCCCCGCGTTACGATCGATGCGTGCGAATCGATGCTGCCGGCGCGATTGCGTGGGACGTATCCAATTGGTCGGCCGCGCTCCGCTTCTGGGAACGGGAAGGCGACCTTTCCGGCGCGCCTCTGAATTGCTTGGAGATCGGCGCCCACAACGGCGGCCTCTCGGTCTGGCTCGCGCAGCACGGTCACAACGTCGTCTGCTCCGATCTCGAGAATACGACCGGCAAAGCCCGAAGCCTGGTCGACCGTTACGGCGTCGGTGAGTCGATTCGCTTCGAAGACATCGACGCTACCGCGATTCCGTATACCGGCTGCTTCGACGTCGTCGTCTTCAAGTCGGTGCTCGGCGGTGTCGGGCACGGCGGCGCGATCGAACGGCAGCGGTCGGCGGTACGATCGATGCATCGCGCGCTTCGGCCGGGTGGACGCTTACTCTTCGCCGAGAACTTGACCGGAAGTCCGCTGCATGCCGCGTTGCGCAGCCGCTACGTCGAGTGGGGCGAGCGGTGGCGTTACGTCACCATCGAGGAGATGCGCGCGTTTCTCGAACCCTTTTCGCGGGTGCAGTACGGTGCGGCCGGGTTCTTCGGAGCGCTCGGCCGTTCGGAACGGCAACGGCGCGCGTTTGCGGTCCTCGATCGTCTCTTCATGAACGCGCTCGTGCCGCCGTCGTGGCGTTACATCATGTATGGCGTAGCGACCAAGTAGCGCGCAACGTCTCCACGATCGATTCGCGTTCGGCGCTCTTGTCGAGCACGACGGCCGCGCCCGCTGCAAGAAACGCGTCCTCGCTTCCGCCGCCTCGCGAGTTACTATAGATGACGATGAACGCGTGCGCCGCGAGCGTTCGCGCGAGGCGTACGGCCCGAAGCGGATCGTCGAGATAATCCGAATCGACGAAGAGCAGATCGGGCTGTTCCTCGAGCAGGATCTGCGGGTCGATCTGTTCGCTTACCCGATCGACGAAGAGCCCGGCCTCCGAGAACACGTCGACGAGCGTCGGCACGAAGAGGTCCTGCGGTTCGACGATGTGGACTTTGCCACGTTCGTGCCGCTCCATCGAACCGCTCGGCAGTTCCTGGCCACTAATGTTGGGCGACCACGATGGGCGCGTCATCGCCCAAGAGGCTGGGAAGCTCCTCGCCGTACGGAGCGTAGTCGGCGCGGCGCGGCTCGACCCGGTTCATGACGAAACCGAGC
Above is a window of Candidatus Baltobacteraceae bacterium DNA encoding:
- a CDS encoding aspartate carbamoyltransferase catalytic subunit, whose protein sequence is MRTRRSLIDLDDLSAEEIEIIFEQTRSFEAHAPGRLLEGVDTVNVFFEQSTRTFTSFNLAQLRLGANVVNLSPKDISMATKGETIEDTMLTLAAMGIGVVVVRHPEAGFPARVAAAFDGHVINAGDGAHAHPTQALLDIFTLRDEFGSLEGRNIVIVGDIAHSRVAHSTIHGLARLGARAVLVGPEAFLQPQDAVAGARIERDLDSALRAADAVILLRIQRERFAEMPIGDREYIEKYQLNGTRLKHLSRHAIVMHPGPYNRGMELDDTVLEFTGWRYARQVHHGVYIRMAVLDLLVNGARERVS
- the pyrR gene encoding bifunctional pyr operon transcriptional regulator/uracil phosphoribosyltransferase PyrR gives rise to the protein MTTATQKSRILLESDEIARVIARLAHQILEPGDAQRGVVLIGVRRGGEALAQRLASEIERISGRAPALGFLNINLYRDDRVTHEMPESQIPVDISERLVVIADDVLYTGRTIRAALDAVTDLGRPSAIRLCVMIDRGLRELPIQADYVGRAIPTSRREHVRVSLAPQVSPGDEVSIHANAT
- a CDS encoding valine--tRNA ligase, whose product is MAPPRKTIELPPTYDPKAVEERLYDFWERSGFFHEEPDPARPPFIIPMPPPNVTGRAHLGHGSTYTPQDVLTRYHRMLGEDADWLPGLDHAAIATEAVLVRELAAAGISRDRLGRDGFVARAWEWSNEYGGTINAQFRKLGFGPDWQRERFTMDERLSAAVRKVFVALYREGLIYRGKRLINWDPKGQTTVSDAEIDHLERDSYLWHIRYDAKDGAHALEIATTRPETMLGDVAVAVHPSDERYRDLIGASVVLPLIGREIPVIADEAVDRSFGTGAVKVTPAHDATDYEIGLRHRLPMPTIMDEDARISDAEIAVGPYAGLDRYEARARIIEDLRASGNLIKEEPYRHAVAISERSGEVIEPLLSLQWFVTMKPLAEPALRAYRDGRLRFVPERYGRTYEQWLENIRDWNISRQLWWGHQLPVWYTPGGDVVVAETEEEAREIARTRFGGAPLARDPDTLDTWFSSGLWPFSILGWPERTLELQCWYPSQVLITGWEIIFLWVARMVMLGMHFLGEVPFPTVFIAPLVFDAQGRKMSKSLGNAIDPMDLVDRYGADATRMGILRQMRLEGQEIRFQESRCEEARNFNNKIWNATRYMLALPEGLPGAMTLPKPAELTVADKWILTRLHELIATVGERFEAFDFGNAAEALWRFVWYEFCDWYVEATKVEGNRTTRAAVLSFVWNNAMRVLHPVEPFISEEVWLALPHDGSSIVTASWPDRLEVPVDHAAAAAFEVQMAVTERIRRLKVELALPLGSKPLARVPFELGEAALQAVTALTPVLSGSTIEVDPELHGGVAAVLVEAPRALLLERYKKDAAHLRAEVERGERKLANPQFVAKAAPEVVAKEREKLDGYRSELARVESALAAMGEPA
- a CDS encoding class I SAM-dependent methyltransferase, with the translated sequence MRIDAAGAIAWDVSNWSAALRFWEREGDLSGAPLNCLEIGAHNGGLSVWLAQHGHNVVCSDLENTTGKARSLVDRYGVGESIRFEDIDATAIPYTGCFDVVVFKSVLGGVGHGGAIERQRSAVRSMHRALRPGGRLLFAENLTGSPLHAALRSRYVEWGERWRYVTIEEMRAFLEPFSRVQYGAAGFFGALGRSERQRRAFAVLDRLFMNALVPPSWRYIMYGVATK